The Pyxidicoccus sp. MSG2 DNA segment TGCCGGACGGCTGGCGGGTGGCGCCCCGGCTGCTGGTGGCGTCCCTGTCGCTGGTGGTGCCCACGCTGCTGATGGGCGGCACGCTGCCGGCACTGGTGCGGCACTTCGCCTCCAGCCTGGCGGGGGTGCAGCGGGAGCTGGCCCGCCTGTACGCCGTCAACAGCCTGGGCGCGGCGGTGGGCGTGTTCCTGGCGGGCACGCACCTGGTGCCGGCCTTCGGCCTGGCGGCCTCCGCGAGGGGGGCCGCGGGGCTCAACGTGCTGCTGGCCCTGGCCGCGCTGGCGCTGGCGCGGCAGCACCCGCCGACGCTGGCCCCCGGCCAGGCCGCGCCGGACGTGGAGGGCGGGGCCGAAGTGGCCTACCCCCGGGCGGCGGTGCGGGCGGCGTTGGTGGGCGTGGCGCTGTCGGGCTTCACGTCCATGTTGTACCAGGTGACGTGGATCCGCCTGTTGTCCATCGTCATGGGCGCGTCCACGTATGCCTTCACGCTCATCCTGACGGCCTTCATCCTGGGCATCGGCCTGGGCAGCTTCTGGCTGATGACGCGCGGGTCGAAGGTGGACTCGCTGCGGATGTACGCGCGCATGCAGGTGGCGCTGGTGGTCAGCCTGTGTGTGGCGCTGCCGCTGTACGTGCGGCTGCCGTACTACTTCCGCACCGCGCGCTGGATGCTGACGGCCACGCTGGAGACCTGGCCGGTGTACCAGTTCATCACCTTCGGCTTCTGCTGCATGGTGCTGCTGGTGCCCACCTTCTTCATGGGGGCGGCCTTTCCGGCGGCGGCGCGCGTGGCCACGGCGAAGGTGTCCGAGGTGGGGCGGCAGCTCGGCGGCGTGTACCTGTGGAACACGGTGGGTACCATCAGCGGCTCGGTGCTGGGCGGGCTGGTGTTGATGCCGTGGTGGGGCATGGAGGGCAACTTCGTGGCGGGGGCGGTGGTCAACCTCGCCGCCGCGGCGCTGGCCTTCGCCGCGGTGCCGGGGCGTCCGGCCCGCACCGCGCGCGCCCTGTGGCCGGTGGCGGTGGCGGCCGGCCTCACCGTCGTGGTGCTGGGTGGGATGCGGGGCTGGTCGGTGCGGCTGAGCAGCATCTCCGCGCCGCGCTTCAGGGACAGGGTGTCCAGCTACGACAAGCTGGTGGAGGGTATCGAGAAGAGCACCGTTCCCCACTTCTACCAGGACGACACCTTCGCCACGGTGCTGGTGGCGGACATCGCGGGCAAGCACCGGTACCTGAAGATCAACGGGAAGGTGGATGCCTCCACCGGCATCGACATGGAGACGCAGATCGTGGCCGGCCACCTGGGCGCCCTCCTGCATCCGCGCGAGCCGAAGAACGTGCTCGTCGTGGGGTCCGGCGCCGCCATCACCGTCGGCAGCATGCTGACGCACCCGGTGGAGCGGCTCGACCTGGTGGAAATCTCCCCGGCCGTCATCGAGGGCGCGCGCCTGTTCAAGGCCGACAACCGCAACGCGCTGGAGGACCCGCGGACGCACATCCACATTGACGACGCCAAGACGTTCATGGCCCTGGCGCCCCGCAAGTACGACCTCGTGGTGAGCGAGCCCTCCAACCCGTGGGTGTCGGGTGTCTCCGGCCTCTTCACGCAGGACTTCTTCCAGGCGGTGGACCGGCACCTGACGGACGACGGCGTGCTGGTGCAGTGGATCCACGTCTATGAGAACCGGCAGGAGCTCATCCGGTTGGTGATGCGCACCCTGCGGGACACCTTTCCGCATGCCACGACGTGGATGGGCCCCCAGGACCTGGTGCTCGTGGCCAGCCGCAAGCCGCTGAACTTCGACGCGCGGCGGCTCGCCGAGCGCATGGCCCTGCCCGACGTGAAGGCGGACCTGGCGCGGGTGGACATCCACGACGTCTTCGGGCTGCTGTCCAAGCAGGTGCACAGCGAGGACGGGCAGCTCGAGTTCGCCGGGGAGGGGCCCATCAACACCGACGACGACAACATCCTGGAGTACGCCTCGCCCATCGCCTTCTTCGTGGGGGAGAGAGACCACTTCCAGGACGAGCGGCGCTCCCCGGACGGCGGTTCGCGGCTGTTCCTCCACGACTACGTCCGCCAGCACCCGCCCACCGCGGAGCAGCTGGAGCGGCTGTTCCGCAACATGGACCGCCACCACCAGGATTCCGACCCGCTGCTGCGCGGCGTGGCGGCTCGGTGGTACGCGCTGGCCCCGGACAGCTCCGACGCGGCGCTGGCGCTGGGGAGGACGGCCCTCAACCAGCACGACATGTCGCTGGCGGGCGCGGTGCTGGACGCGCAGGTGGCGAAGGGCGTGCGTGATCCGGAGCTGGTGGCCCTCTACCTGGAGATGGCGACCGCGCGCCTGTGGTCCAACCGCACCATCTGGACGCCCGCGGAGGCCGACACGGCGCTGGCGGTGGGCCTGGAGACGGCCCGGGCCCACCCGGAGCACGCCCAGCTGGCCAAGATGCTCGCGGCCCTGTGCAAGGGCCTCCCCGGCGCCCGCTGCCCCCCGGCTCCGTCGGCCCCCGTGGCCACCCCCGAGGCCCCCTGAAAGGCCGCCCGGAGCTGTAACAATGTTGCCAAAATGCGGGAATCACTCAGGATTCCCGGCATCCTCCCGATGACGGATGGAGGGCAGGCGGCAATCCATCCTAGTGTCCCTGCAACCCTGAGAAGTCAGGGTTCGCTTTCCCGCCCGAAATCCCCCCTGGAGACTCTCATGACTGCGCTTCCCAAGAAGACCAAGGCCCTCCGCAAGTCCCGTGGTCAGGGCATGACCGAGTACATCATCATCGTCGCGCTGATCGCGATCGCCGCCATCGGCGTCATCACGCTCTTCGGCGACAACATCCGCAAGCTGTTCGGCGCCTCCGCGGCGGCGCTGGCCGGTGAGGACAACGTGGCCAACGACGGCCAGAAGTCCACCAAGGACCTCAACCAGAAGACGATGAAGACGTTCGGCCAGAACAACACCTACTGAGCCGTTCCGAGTCGTTCTCTCCGAAGGCGTCATCCCTGGCACTGGCCATGGGGTGGCGCCTTCGAGCTTTTCAGCGCCCGAGCTGCCGGCAGGCGCCTCTTCACGGCGGGGGGCTTGACCCTCACGCGACGTGAGACCCTACACCTCCTTTCCGAGGTGGAGGGATATGGCCCTTACGGTGAGTCAGGTGGCCCGGCTGGCGAAGGTGAGCGTCCGGGCGCTGCATCATTACGACGAAATCGGCCTGCTGAGCCCTTCGGAGCGCAGCGAGGCCGGTTACCGGCTGTACACCCAGGCGGACCTGCAGCGGTTGCAGCAGGTGCTCTTCTTCCGGGAGCTGGAGTTCCCGCTGGAGGAGATTCGCCGCATCCTGGGGGACCCTTCTTTCGACCTCCGCTCCGCCCTGCGGATGCAGCGGCAATTGCTGTCGGAGCGTGCCGCGCGGCTGGACGCGCTACTGGGCGCCGTGGACTCGGCGCTGGACGCACTGGAGAAGGGGAAGACCATGGACCAGGAGAAGATGTTCGAGGCCTTCGGCGACTTCGACCCGACGAAGTACGAGGCCGAGGTGAAGGAGCGCTGGGGCGACACGGAGGCCTACAGGGAATCCGCCCGGAGGTCGGCGCGCTACACGAAGCAGGACTGGCAGGAGATGAAGGCGGAGTTGGACCGCATCCAGCAGGCGCTGGCGGAGCAGCTCGATGCGGGCCGCGCGCCGAGCGAGCCGGCGGCGATGGACCTGGCCGAGCAGTGGCGGCAGCACATCTCGAAGTGGTTCTACCCGTGCTCGTACGCCATGCACCGGGGCCTGGGGGAGATGTACGTGAGTGACTCCCGCTTCATGGAGAACATCGACCGGGTGAAGCCGGGGCTCGCGCGCTTCACGCGTGACGCCATCCTCGCCAACGCGGAACGGCACGGCGGGTAGGCCGCACCGTCAGGGCCGCGCCGTCGCGCCGGGCCGCTCCCGCACCCAGAGGACGTACTCGCCGTCCCGGAGCTGCTCGCGCCAGCCGCCGCGCGCGCGCAGTTTGTCGAGCAGGATGTGGCCCGGGTTCTCCACCTTCCAGACGAGGTAGTCCGGGTCATACCGCTCGAGGGCGTCCGCCCAGCCCGGCTGGCCCCAGGTCAGCCGGGTGTAGTCGTCGTGGATGGCCAGGGGGAACGGGTCGTTCCGGCTGTCGATGAAGACCTTGTAGTCCGGCCCGGCGAAGTACGAGATGGAGCCGCCGAGGGCGAAGGGGTTGAGCACCCGTCCCGGTGGCAGCCGGCGCAGCGCCGCCAGGGCGTCGAGCGGAATCCACGTGCGCTTCACGCCCTGCTCCATCGGCGTCGGGTGCGCCGCATGGATGGCGGTCAGCGCCGCCAGGACCAGGGTGGGCCAGAGCGCGCCCCGGCTCCGGGAGGCCCAGCCGTCCAGCGCGTCATCCACCTGCTTCCAGAGGCGCCACGCTCCGGCGCTGGACGCGCCCGCTGTCGTCCGCGCGGCGTGCTCCAGCAGCGCGAGCGCCAGCAGCACGGCGGCGTACGGCGCATGGCGCTGCACCTTGAGGGCGGCGATGCCGAGCACCACCGCGGGCAGGAGGCAGGTCACCGAGCGCGAGGGCGCCCGGCCCACGGTGAACAGCGCCGCGCCCGCCAGCGCGAGGTAGGCCCAGCTCCAGCCCAGGTCCAAATCGAGCGGCCGCCACTCGACGATGGTCTGCGTGGACTCCAGCACCGAGTGGTGCAGGGGATAGAGGTAGATGGCGGGACCATCCGGGCCCAGGCCGGCCGCGAGGTATGCGGCCACGGCGAAGGCAAAGGCGTGCAGCGAGCGGCGCCGCGACTCCGGCCCCGGCACCTCCAGCGCCTGTCCCACGGCGGCGGCGCCGAGCAGGGCGGGGCCCAGCGGCCAGCTCCCGTGGAGGTTGGCCCAGGCGACGCCCAGCAGGGGGAAGGCCCAGAGGACGCGGGAGTTGCCCGCGCGCCACGACTGGACGCACAGCACCGCGACGGTGAAGAGCAGGTGGCCCACGTGGAAGGGGCGCTCCGCCGGCCAGGTGGGGGCCTGCACCAGGAGGACACCGCCCAGCGCGGCCAGGGTGAGCAGTCCGCGGTGCCCGGAGGCGGCCCGGCCCAGGGCCTTCCACAGGAGCAGGATGTTGGCGGCCACGAGCGCGGCGATGAAGAGCGCCGGCCCTCCCGCGCCGAGCCACCGCGCCAGCAGCACGCAGAGCACGCCGAAGCCCCACTCGTGCGGCACCCAGCCGGAAGTCCCGGTGAGGCTGAAGGGGTCCACCCGGGTGAAGCCGTGCTCCAGGATGAAGCGGCCCCCGGCGAGGTGGAAGAAGAGGTCGTAGTGCTTGAGCGGCGACATCGCCAGCCGCGTGGCGAACACCAGCGCGAGGAGGGCCGCCGGCCCGGGGAGGAAGAGGGCGTACCGCGTTCGCATCCGCGCCGCCGGCTAGCGCAGCCCCAGCCGGCGCAGCATCACCGCGCGGATGGAGGGAATCCGGAACCGGTAGATGAGCGCGTCCGCGAAGTAGTGCGCCAGCACCACCGCGAAGCTCAGGGACGTCAGGACGCGCAGCAGGGGCCAGGCGCGCACGACGTCCGCCTGGCTCGCGGACACACCGAACAGGGCCTCCTCCTGGAGCACGCCGTGCACCACGCCCAGCGCCAGCAGGGGCAGCATGCTCGCAATCATCAGCGGGACGATGAGCGCGCGGGGCACGCGGGAGGTGTCGCCCTGGCGAGGCTCCAGCATCCGGGCGGAAATCACGTAGTACTCCAGCCCGTGCATGGCGGGCAGCATCACGT contains these protein-coding regions:
- a CDS encoding fused MFS/spermidine synthase, whose amino-acid sequence is MSITARLPKNLVACLLFLSGATALVYELVWSKYLGNVLGNSGQAHAVVLATFMGGLALGASVFGRTADRVKNPLALYGLLELGVGLYALAFPYVLEALGALWLVLAPGVPDGWRVAPRLLVASLSLVVPTLLMGGTLPALVRHFASSLAGVQRELARLYAVNSLGAAVGVFLAGTHLVPAFGLAASARGAAGLNVLLALAALALARQHPPTLAPGQAAPDVEGGAEVAYPRAAVRAALVGVALSGFTSMLYQVTWIRLLSIVMGASTYAFTLILTAFILGIGLGSFWLMTRGSKVDSLRMYARMQVALVVSLCVALPLYVRLPYYFRTARWMLTATLETWPVYQFITFGFCCMVLLVPTFFMGAAFPAAARVATAKVSEVGRQLGGVYLWNTVGTISGSVLGGLVLMPWWGMEGNFVAGAVVNLAAAALAFAAVPGRPARTARALWPVAVAAGLTVVVLGGMRGWSVRLSSISAPRFRDRVSSYDKLVEGIEKSTVPHFYQDDTFATVLVADIAGKHRYLKINGKVDASTGIDMETQIVAGHLGALLHPREPKNVLVVGSGAAITVGSMLTHPVERLDLVEISPAVIEGARLFKADNRNALEDPRTHIHIDDAKTFMALAPRKYDLVVSEPSNPWVSGVSGLFTQDFFQAVDRHLTDDGVLVQWIHVYENRQELIRLVMRTLRDTFPHATTWMGPQDLVLVASRKPLNFDARRLAERMALPDVKADLARVDIHDVFGLLSKQVHSEDGQLEFAGEGPINTDDDNILEYASPIAFFVGERDHFQDERRSPDGGSRLFLHDYVRQHPPTAEQLERLFRNMDRHHQDSDPLLRGVAARWYALAPDSSDAALALGRTALNQHDMSLAGAVLDAQVAKGVRDPELVALYLEMATARLWSNRTIWTPAEADTALAVGLETARAHPEHAQLAKMLAALCKGLPGARCPPAPSAPVATPEAP
- a CDS encoding MerR family transcriptional regulator, whose protein sequence is MALTVSQVARLAKVSVRALHHYDEIGLLSPSERSEAGYRLYTQADLQRLQQVLFFRELEFPLEEIRRILGDPSFDLRSALRMQRQLLSERAARLDALLGAVDSALDALEKGKTMDQEKMFEAFGDFDPTKYEAEVKERWGDTEAYRESARRSARYTKQDWQEMKAELDRIQQALAEQLDAGRAPSEPAAMDLAEQWRQHISKWFYPCSYAMHRGLGEMYVSDSRFMENIDRVKPGLARFTRDAILANAERHGG